A genomic stretch from Spodoptera frugiperda isolate SF20-4 chromosome 14, AGI-APGP_CSIRO_Sfru_2.0, whole genome shotgun sequence includes:
- the LOC118279150 gene encoding tektin-4-like, with protein MSNPMAKNMDTCPYICPNAPQSNLDKPTYIPGGERKPHENPFASPYVPGFIQPPEKKHYPADAPPRYLPQQTDSTSGDVLGMGPIGPWAAGHLDWTPQAGMTGVRPVVDKYSITRYSTGEWRRNNLRTLTPRATDKAKALDASIKADLAKAKKDMDDMQDSTNKKLEDRVKTLAHWKNQVQNTLNAMSKEIQTLDANRQKLKSASRILMMPEAISRECLELRTFRYEPDLVRDDAEQELIKEVSIVGEIRRVFQETLAKVEVQMENNRAAKAAIEFDWSDKISTLKVDNQNLNLTADSNIILHHPGVARWPENATSLEFWEHFCKESIRNCEEVRQKSENLRGDLMTIIVKGSQDMKIQADRTNHALGETVSATEQLCAKLEETLKDNLKTIADVEKLIDYLNDSLRENDERDKLSNTRLRSRNFGRPNVENCRDEAQYGLMAESKFIKETTDSLKGKLRQAEAVRAELMKYRGELEKDIACKRKSLNIDQDRISRVRAHLPTPEEFANA; from the coding sequence ATGTCAAATCCAATGGCTAAAAATATGGATACATGCCCCTATATCTGTCCGAACGCACCGCAAAGTAATTTAGACAAGCCGACCTACATACCAGGTGGCGAGAGGAAACCACATGAAAATCCTTTTGCTTCTCCATATGTCCCTGGTTTCATCCAACCACCAGAGAAGAAACATTACCCTGCTGATGCACCACCGCGCTATCTCCCTCAGCAGACGGATAGCACGAGTGGGGACGTCCTCGGCATGGGACCCATCGGGCCGTGGGCTGCTGGTCACTTAGACTGGACCCCTCAAGCTGGGATGACAGGCGTCCGACCTGTAGTAGACAAGTATTCCATCACACGTTACTCTACTGGAGAATGGAGACGAAATAACTTGCGCACTTTAACTCCGAGAGCAACCGACAAGGCTAAAGCTTTGGATGCCTCTATAAAAGCTGATTTAGCAAAAGCTAAGAAAGACATGGATGACATGCAAGATAGTACTAACAAAAAATTAGAAGACAGAGTCAAAACTTTGGCCCACTGGAAGAATCAGGTGCAGAATACACTTAATGCTATGAGCAAAGAGATTCAAACATTAGATGCCAACAGACAGAAACTAAAGAGTGCTAGTAGAATTTTGATGATGCCGGAAGCAATTTCTAGAGAGTGTTTGGAGCTTCGAACGTTCAGATATGAACCAGATTTGGTAAGAGACGATGCTGAACAAGAGTTAATTAAAGAAGTATCTATTGTTGGAGAAATAAGAAGAGTCTTCCAAGAAACTCTAGCCAAAGTCGAAGTACAAATGGAGAATAACAGAGCTGCTAAGGCAGCTATAGAGTTTGATTGGAGCGACAAGATATCCACTTTGAAAGTAGACAatcaaaatttgaatttaacaGCTGATTCTAATATAATACTCCACCACCCAGGGGTCGCTCGATGGCCGGAGAACGCAACAAGTTTGGAGTTTTGGGAACATTTTTGCAAAGAGAGTATTAGAAATTGCGAGGAAGTGAGACAGAAGTCTGAAAACTTGCGAGGAGACTTAATGACAATTATTGTAAAGGGATCTCAAGACATGAAAATCCAAGCTGATAGAACTAATCATGCGTTAGGAGAAACAGTGTCCGCTACGGAACAGCTTTGCGCTAAACTAGAGGAAACCTTAAAGGACAACTTGAAAACAATCGCAGACGTGGAAAAGCTCATTGATTACTTGAATGATTCGTTAAGGGAAAACGACGAGCGCGACAAACTGTCTAATACTAGGCTACGCAGCAGAAATTTTGGGCGACCCAACGTAGAGAATTGTCGGGATGAAGCTCAGTATGGTTTGATGGCAGAATCCAAGTTTATCAAAGAGACCACAGACTCTTTAAAGGGTAAACTGAGACAGGCTGAGGCGGTGAGAGCGGAGCTTATGAAGTATAGAGGTGAGTTGGAGAAGGATATAGCTTGTAAAAGGAAGAGTCTTAATATTGATCAAGATAGAATCTCTAGGGTGCGCGCACATTTACCAACTCCAGAGGAATTTGCCAATGCTTGA
- the LOC118279149 gene encoding tektin-4-like, whose translation MQQLTSFPDKDQCPTKQEMAAYMLSEKSPDHVLQQIEEAKEKQREKMVTEDAPKPAEAAAQLKMKQEESRRTNPELAGIDDFQYLPNLKPGLDGKVDWTPLGEMTGTRPPVNKYSLSRYSLSEWRKHNEDVLNPDVMTESNIVQYNAKSSIMQAFGNIDKQQNENEKRLKQKAKDIFRWKIEVERACSAITREVELLEIDRQRLKGASRVLMLPESISKECLDLRSNRFVPDLVADIAEQELVKEMKLVNEVRATIKATLAKIEDQMAVNKAAKHRIEYDWCDKAMAYNTESINLSLNTKSPTILFRPGSTRFGEFSAPLEYWEYFCRENVQNCEAARQKSADLRGSLDAILVNNGRKLRNQADRTDMALAETVAITTELCTKLEENLRATLQRIADMEALIEDLQSSVKKMDCAMKLAQTRLDNRNNWRPHGENVRDQPHVGLIEEVKTIHETVTSLLGQLKNAERLRGELVNKRTELEKAIASKRKTLNIDRDRCGVVRSHYPSASELAGY comes from the coding sequence ATGCAGCAACTAACATCTTTTCCTGACAAAGATCAATGCCCAACGAAGCAGGAGATGGCAGCTTACATGCTGTCTGAAAAGTCTCCTGATCATGTGTTACAACAAATAGAAGAGGCCAAGGAGAAACAGCGAGAAAAAATGGTTACAGAGGATGCTCCAAAACCTGCTGAAGCCGCAGCTCAGCTCAAGATGAAACAAGAAGAAAGTAGACGAACGAATCCAGAACTTGCAGGAATAGATGATTTCCAATATTTACCTAATTTGAAGCCTGGCCTAGATGGTAAGGTTGACTGGACTCCTCTTGGGGAGATGACTGGCACAAGACCACccgtaaataaatattctttaagtAGGTATTCGCTTAGTGAGTGGAGAAAACACAACGAGGATGTTTTAAACCCAGATGTTATGACTGAATCTAATATCGTACAATATAATGCTAAATCTTCTATTATGCAAGCATTTGGAAATATCGATAAACAACAAAACGAAAACGAGAAACGATTGAAACAAAAAGCGAAAGATATATTCCGATGGAAAATAGAAGTAGAGCGGGCTTGTAGTGCTATCACCCGAGAAGTGGAATTGCTAGAAATCGATAGGCAACGACTAAAAGGTGCTTCTAGAGTGCTGATGTTGCCTGAATCAATTTCCAAAGAATGTTTGGATCTACGTTCGAATCGATTCGTACCAGACTTGGTAGCTGATATAGCTGAACAAGAATTGGTCAAAGAAATGAAACTTGTTAATGAAGTCAGAGCTACAATTAAAGCAACTTTAGCTAAAATAGAAGATCAAATGGCAGTAAACAAAGCCGCAAAACACAGAATAGAGTATGATTGGTGTGATAAAGCTATGGCATATAACACAGAATCTATTAATTTAAGTCTCAATACTAAGTCGCCTACAATATTGTTTAGACCGGGTTCTACAAGATTCGGTGAATTTAGCGCACCTCTAGAATATTGGGAATATTTCTGTCGAGAAAATGTACAAAACTGTGAAGCAGCTCGGCAAAAGTCTGCTGACTTACGAGGTAGTTTAGACGCTATACTAGTGAACAATGGTCGAAAGTTGCGTAACCAAGCAGATAGAACTGATATGGCATTAGCAGAAACTGTAGCTATTACCACAGAATTGTGCACGAAATTGGAAGAGAATTTGAGAGCTACTCTCCAAAGAATTGCCGACATGGAGGCTTTGATAGAAGATTTGCAATCATCTGTTAAGAAGATGGACTGTGCGATGAAGTTGGCTCAAACTAGACTGGACAATAGAAATAATTGGAGACCTCATGGGGAAAACGTTAGAGATCAGCCGCATGTCGGTTTGATAGAAGAGGTGAAGACGATTCATGAGACGGTGACGTCACTTCTCGGTCAGCTGAAAAACGCTGAGAGATTGAGAGGCGAATTGGTGAACAAAAGAACTGAATTGGAAAAAGCTATAGCATCGAAGAGAAAGACTTTGAACATAGACCGAGACCGATGTGGAGTAGTGCGCTCTCACTATCCCTCAGCATCGGAACTTGCTGGATATTGA
- the LOC118279151 gene encoding tektin-4-like, with product MEALTTFPDADMCPKLTEEIGAYVRTSMTKPKASDKPTTEEDKKVETEGKHEVEAKPKPEPVPPQPQPVVVATPRTSVVIPELEALKPGPDGKVDWTPLGQITGTRPPVNKYSLSRYSLGEWRKHNENVLNSDIVTESNIVDYNAKTSMMQAFGTIDKQQSENYKRLRQKAKDIFRWKVEVERACKMITEEVELLEIERQRLKGASKVLMLPESISRQCLDMRSSRSQPDLVADLAEIQLVKEMNLVSEVRETLKTTLNQIEEQLKINKAAKHRIEYDWCDKTMAYNTDTINLSLSTKSNTILFRPGSTRFGEFSAPLEYWEYFCRENIENCEAVRQKSVDLRSTLNAILVNNGRKLRNQADKTDAALAETVALTTELCTKLKENLMTTLQKIADMESLIQNLQDAVRKTDAAMKLAQTRLDNRNNWRPHGESVRDQPHLGLIEEVKKIHETVTSLLGQLKNAERVREGLLEKRIQLEKDIASKNKTLITDRERCGTVRSHYPSASELAGL from the coding sequence ATGGAGGCACTTACAACATTCCCTGATGCTGACATGTGTCCTAAGCTCACCGAGGAGATCGGCGCTTACGTTAGAACGTCGATGACTAAGCCAAAAGCCAGTGACAAACCAACTACAGAAGAAGACAAAAAGGTAGAGACCGAGGGGAAACACGAAGTCGAGGCGAAACCAAAACCAGAGCCAGTGCCGCCGCAACCTCAACCAGTAGTTGTAGCTACCCCCAGAACTTCGGTAGTAATACCCGAGCTCGAAGCGTTGAAACCAGGACCTGATGGAAAAGTAGACTGGACACCGCTCGGCCAAATTACCGGAACTAGGCCACCGGTCAATAAGTATTCGTTAAGCAGGTATTCACTAGGAGAATGGAGGAAGCacaatgaaaatgtattgaacTCTGACATAGTGACCGAGTCCAATATCGTAGACTATAACGCCAAGACGTCTATGATGCAAGCGTTCGGAACAATAGACAAACAACAGTCGGAAAATTACAAGCGACTCAGACAAAAAGCTAAAGATATTTTCCGGTGGAAGGTCGAAGTAGAACGCGCCTGTAAAATGATAACGGAGGAGGTTGAATTATTAGAAATAGAAAGACAGCGACTGAAAGGCGCGTCTAAAGTATTAATGTTGCCTGAATCGATCTCTAGACAGTGTCTCGACATGCGATCGTCCAGATCGCAGCCGGACCTAGTGGCGGACCTAGCCGAGATACAGCTCGTGAAGGAAATGAATCTAGTGAGTGAGGTGAGAGAAACCTTGAAGACAACTTTGAATCAAATAGAAGAACAACTTAAGATCAATAAAGCAGCCAAGCACAGGATTGAATACGACTGGTGTGATAAAACTATGGCGTATAATACAGACACCATCAATTTGAGTCTTAGCACCAAGTCTAACACTATACTGTTCCGGCCTGGATCTACAAGATTTGGTGAATTTTCAGCGCCCCTCGAATACTGGGAGTACTTCTGCAGggaaaatatcgaaaattgtGAAGCAGTGCGACAGAAATCCGTTGACCTTAGAAGTACTTTGAACgctattttagtaaataacgGCAGAAAACTACGTAACCAGGCGGATAAAACTGACGCGGCTTTGGCCGAAACGGTCGCTCTCACTACTGAATTGTGTACGAAGTTAAAAGAGAATTTAATGACCACTTTGCAAAAAATTGCTGATATGGAAAGTTTGATTCAAAACCTGCAAGACGCGGTGAGGAAAACAGATGCAGCCATGAAACTAGCTCAAACTAGGCTGGACAACAGAAATAATTGGAGGCCTCATGGTGAAAGTGTAAGGGACCAACCGCACTTAGGTTTGATCGAAGAAGTTAAGAAAATACATGAAACAGTCACATCCCTTCTTGGACAGTTGAAGAATGCGGAGAGAGTGAGAGAAGGTTTGTTAGAGAAAAGAATTCAGCTGGAGAAAGATATAGCATCAAAGAATAAGACATTGATAACAGACAGAGAAAGATGTGGAACGGTACGGTCGCATTACCCGTCTGCTTCAGAACTGGCTGGGCTATGA